Proteins co-encoded in one Stomoxys calcitrans chromosome 5, idStoCalc2.1, whole genome shotgun sequence genomic window:
- the LOC106092256 gene encoding uncharacterized protein LOC106092256, with amino-acid sequence MHSPTNSWAVTKRKSCTTLLCEITRLKSQQKYLESSQAKLIPEHFLEDCATSASTTASSLEANCAIKDVENFKRQLDEALLEHLQKSRATVKDICHEIKKIREDTLKVQSLEICSMDKLRKRIIGINTQIESLQTRNTNELKLLQTKFGEYDKEAVILLT; translated from the coding sequence ATGCATTCGCCAACCAATAGCTGGGCTGTAACCAAAAGAAAATCTTGTACCACTTTATTATGTGAAATAACTCGACTTAAATCTCAACAAAAATATCTTGAAAGCAGCCAAGCAAAATTAATACCCGAGCATTTTCTTGAAGACTGTGCCACTTCAGCATCAACAACTGCATCATCTTTGGAAGCAAATTGCGCTATTAAAGATGTCGAAAACTTTAAAAGACAGCTAGATGAAGCCTTGTTAGAGCATCTTCAAAAATCTCGCGCCACTGTTAAGGATATTTGCcatgaaataaagaaaatacgAGAAGATACTCTTAAAGTACAATCATTGGAAATTTGTTCTATGGATAAGTTACGCAAACGCATTATTGGAATTAATACACAAATTGAAAGTCTGCAAACTCGAAACACCAATGAACTTAAACTACTGCAAACTAAATTTGGGGAGTACGACAAAGAAGCGGTCATATTGTTAACCTAA